One Devosia lacusdianchii genomic window carries:
- a CDS encoding M81 family metallopeptidase, with protein sequence MRIAVAGLHTECSTYNPVLAREADFRVLRGPAMLKDAYFDFLTHFPAEFITVLHARAIAGGPVERALYDRWKAEILDGIRAALPLDGVYLAMHGAMFVQGLFDAEGDFITAVRNVVGPDVLISASYDLHGNVSQAIVDGLDMFSTYRTAPHIDVPDTMRRAVTMLVRALSTGQRPVVAWAPVPVLLPGERTSTQDEPARTFYTQLQAVEDPSGIWDASFQVGYVWADEPRSTACAVVTGTDRAAMTKAAQHLAQDYWNIRDRFVFGTKTGSIEECVNWAMTASTAPAVLAESGDNPTGGGVGDRAEVLAELIARNAQGVVFAGIADKAATDAAYAAGVGGTIETSIGASLDISSKPVYAEAVVQFLLETDDPRLREAVVRIGGIDLVLTVRRRPFHNIPDFTRLGLDPRTAKIVVVKSGYLSPDLGPIANPSLMALSPGVVDQFVERLERKHKSVQQYPFEKDFAWAPEVKWSKRAG encoded by the coding sequence ATGCGCATTGCTGTCGCCGGGCTGCATACCGAATGCAGCACCTATAATCCCGTCCTCGCCCGCGAGGCCGATTTCCGCGTGCTACGCGGCCCTGCCATGCTCAAGGATGCCTATTTCGATTTCCTGACGCATTTTCCGGCCGAGTTCATCACCGTGCTGCATGCCCGCGCCATTGCCGGCGGGCCGGTGGAGCGCGCGCTCTATGATCGCTGGAAAGCGGAAATCCTCGACGGCATCAGGGCCGCGTTGCCCCTCGATGGCGTTTATCTGGCTATGCATGGCGCCATGTTCGTCCAGGGCCTGTTCGACGCCGAGGGCGACTTCATCACCGCCGTACGCAATGTGGTCGGGCCGGACGTGCTGATCTCGGCCAGCTATGACCTGCATGGCAATGTGAGCCAGGCCATCGTCGACGGGCTCGACATGTTCTCGACCTATCGCACCGCCCCGCATATCGACGTGCCCGATACGATGCGGCGCGCTGTGACCATGCTGGTGCGGGCGCTCAGCACCGGGCAACGCCCCGTCGTCGCCTGGGCCCCGGTGCCGGTGCTGCTGCCAGGTGAGCGGACCTCCACGCAAGACGAGCCGGCGCGAACCTTCTATACCCAGCTCCAGGCCGTCGAAGACCCCAGCGGCATCTGGGATGCCTCGTTTCAGGTCGGCTATGTCTGGGCCGACGAGCCGCGCTCGACCGCCTGTGCCGTGGTAACCGGCACGGATCGGGCCGCGATGACCAAGGCGGCGCAGCATCTGGCGCAGGATTACTGGAACATCCGCGACCGCTTCGTCTTCGGCACCAAGACCGGCTCGATCGAGGAATGCGTCAACTGGGCCATGACCGCTTCGACCGCCCCGGCCGTGCTGGCGGAATCGGGCGATAACCCGACCGGCGGCGGCGTTGGCGACCGCGCCGAAGTGCTGGCCGAACTCATCGCCCGCAACGCGCAGGGCGTGGTGTTTGCAGGCATTGCCGACAAGGCGGCAACCGATGCGGCCTATGCGGCAGGCGTCGGCGGAACGATCGAAACCAGTATCGGCGCCAGCCTCGATATCTCCAGCAAGCCGGTCTATGCCGAAGCCGTGGTGCAGTTCCTGCTCGAAACCGATGATCCGCGCCTGCGCGAAGCCGTGGTGCGGATCGGCGGCATCGACCTGGTGCTGACGGTGCGCCGGCGGCCGTTCCACAATATCCCTGATTTCACCCGGCTGGGGCTCGATCCGCGCACGGCCAAGATCGTAGTGGTCAAGTCTGGCTATCTGTCGCCTGATCTGGGGCCGATCGCCAATCCGAGCCTGATGGCTCTATCGCCGGGCGTGGTGGATCAGTTCGTCGAGCGGCTGGAGCGCAAGCACAAGAGCGTTCAGCAATATCCGTTCGAGAAGGATTTTGCGTGGGCGCCCGAGGTGAAGTGGAGCAAGCGGGCGGGCTGA